In Candidatus Zixiibacteriota bacterium, the following are encoded in one genomic region:
- a CDS encoding response regulator, translating into MADDTATATIVIVDDEEMVLTSLKSFLGLETDYKIETFLSAKEALEYIKKEDVELVISDYLMPEMDGITFLAKVREIKPQIIRIILTGYADKENAIKAINTVGLFQYIEKPWDNDDLLIVLRNGLEKQQLMKRLDEKIAEINKAYADLQGLQKEIVKTFI; encoded by the coding sequence ATGGCAGATGACACCGCTACCGCAACAATCGTGATAGTCGATGATGAAGAGATGGTTTTGACCAGCCTGAAATCGTTTTTAGGTCTTGAAACTGATTACAAGATTGAAACTTTTCTGTCGGCCAAAGAAGCGCTTGAATATATTAAAAAGGAAGATGTCGAGTTGGTTATTTCGGACTACCTCATGCCTGAAATGGACGGCATCACCTTTTTAGCAAAAGTGCGTGAGATAAAACCGCAGATTATTCGGATCATCCTGACCGGTTATGCCGACAAGGAGAACGCTATCAAGGCGATCAACACGGTCGGCTTGTTCCAGTATATTGAAAAACCGTGGGACAATGATGATCTTTTGATCGTTTTGCGCAACGGATTGGAAAAACAGCAGTTGATGAAACGCCTCGATGAGAAAATAGCTGAAATCAACAAGGCCTATGCCGACCTGCAGGGGCTTCAGAAGGAGATCGTCAAGACATTCATATAA
- a CDS encoding cyclic nucleotide-binding domain-containing protein gives MLTIIEKVIFLQNIEVFAEVPTEQLATLAAITEEVEMIKGDVIFRERDPADALYLIREGSIKLHRGETEISVAEAGESFGTWALFDEEPRVVTATAVEDSQLLRIDRDDFIDLLADHVQIAQGVLKTIVKRLRSLITRVA, from the coding sequence ATGCTTACGATTATCGAGAAAGTGATATTCCTGCAGAATATCGAGGTGTTCGCCGAAGTGCCGACCGAACAGCTGGCCACCCTGGCGGCGATCACCGAGGAAGTCGAAATGATCAAAGGTGATGTAATCTTTCGGGAACGCGATCCTGCGGATGCCCTTTACCTGATTCGGGAGGGCAGTATCAAGCTTCATCGGGGCGAGACCGAGATTTCGGTGGCGGAGGCCGGGGAATCATTCGGGACCTGGGCTTTGTTCGACGAGGAGCCTCGTGTTGTGACCGCCACAGCGGTTGAGGATTCGCAACTGCTTCGAATCGACCGCGATGATTTTATCGATCTTCTGGCTGACCATGTACAGATCGCCCAGGGTGTCCTTAAAACGATCGTCAAGAGGCTCAGGAGCCTGATCACCCGGGTGGCGTAG
- a CDS encoding ABC transporter permease subunit — MKDSFGQKTLYNLGWIFVLGFCLKPVIFMLVTALGENPEYLAKGTDYSFTLGNFSDVLFTGNLHFMDYLKNSLLVSAVSAVGAVSIASLAAFSIARLRPMGRMMILFIALSVSMFPQISIVGYLFKIFSGLGWINSYIALILPYIAWVLPLSLWILVSYFSQLPDELDQAARLDGCGAFQVYWRVIIPIALPAVLSTMLLVFIFAFNEFMFALILTADHSARTVPVGIALFQGLHGEIPWGNIMAAACITTIPVIILTVLFQRRIVAGLSAGAVKG, encoded by the coding sequence GAAAGACAGTTTTGGACAAAAAACGCTGTATAATCTGGGCTGGATTTTTGTGCTTGGATTTTGCCTCAAGCCGGTGATATTTATGCTCGTGACCGCGCTGGGAGAAAATCCGGAGTACCTGGCAAAAGGCACCGATTATTCATTCACTCTGGGCAATTTTTCCGATGTATTGTTTACGGGCAACCTGCATTTTATGGATTATCTCAAAAACAGCCTGCTGGTATCGGCTGTGAGCGCGGTCGGCGCCGTCTCAATCGCTTCATTGGCGGCCTTTTCGATCGCTCGTCTGCGTCCCATGGGAAGGATGATGATCCTGTTTATTGCACTGTCGGTGTCCATGTTTCCTCAGATCTCGATTGTCGGCTACCTGTTCAAGATCTTTTCCGGTCTGGGCTGGATCAACTCATATATCGCCTTGATACTGCCCTATATTGCCTGGGTTCTTCCGCTGTCTTTATGGATTTTGGTGAGTTACTTCTCGCAACTTCCCGATGAGCTTGATCAAGCCGCGCGGCTGGATGGTTGCGGGGCGTTTCAGGTTTACTGGCGTGTTATAATCCCGATCGCGCTTCCGGCTGTACTGTCGACTATGCTTCTGGTCTTTATCTTTGCTTTCAATGAGTTCATGTTTGCCTTGATACTTACCGCGGATCATTCCGCCAGGACTGTTCCGGTGGGAATCGCTTTGTTTCAGGGACTTCATGGTGAAATTCCCTGGGGCAATATCATGGCCGCGGCCTGTATTACCACCATACCGGTTATCATCCTGACAGTCTTGTTTCAGAGACGCATTGTGGCGGGACTTTCAGCTGGCGCGGTTAAGGGCTGA
- a CDS encoding SpoIIE family protein phosphatase has product MNDNMGKNAGSARIVIVDDEPLVLDSLGSFLELETDHELVRFESPLEALNYIKRLPIDLIISDFLMPEMNGLELLAQVKHHQPETPRILLTGYADKENAIRAINEVGLFQYIEKPWDNDQVLLAIRSALETRSLRQSLREKIDELDSVLISRAEVIRRENILKEELELARRVHKRLLPRRLPEAYGFKFWSAYYPMMEIGGDFYDIINIADGRLCLLLADATGHGIQAAFSTALLKFAFSSFAGSEFSPAEILTGMNKIIRRGLPPDTFISASVAEIDSLQSKIRFANGGLPYPYLVKPAKADFERVASNGMMLGMMDQDSFEAGDEITVELDPGDYLVLYTDGLNEAKSSAGEFFENKAMCDCLKKFDYKTCGELVEKLIDSVNSFTAKNAEDDITLIGIEKS; this is encoded by the coding sequence TTGAATGACAATATGGGTAAGAATGCGGGATCAGCGAGAATAGTGATAGTCGATGATGAACCGCTGGTACTGGACAGCCTGGGATCATTTCTTGAACTGGAAACAGATCACGAACTGGTCCGGTTTGAATCGCCACTCGAGGCACTGAACTATATTAAGCGCTTGCCGATTGACCTGATAATTTCAGATTTTCTGATGCCCGAGATGAACGGCCTCGAATTGCTGGCACAGGTCAAGCATCATCAGCCGGAAACACCTCGAATACTTTTGACCGGCTACGCCGACAAGGAAAACGCAATCAGGGCAATCAATGAAGTCGGACTGTTTCAATACATAGAAAAGCCCTGGGACAACGACCAGGTTCTTCTGGCTATCAGGAGCGCGCTCGAAACCAGAAGCCTGCGGCAGTCATTGCGTGAGAAGATCGATGAGCTTGACTCTGTCCTCATAAGCAGGGCAGAGGTTATCAGGCGGGAAAATATCCTGAAAGAAGAGCTGGAGCTCGCGCGGCGTGTGCATAAACGGCTTTTACCCCGCAGGCTACCGGAAGCTTATGGTTTCAAGTTCTGGTCGGCTTATTATCCGATGATGGAAATCGGTGGCGATTTTTATGATATAATCAATATCGCCGATGGGCGACTGTGTTTGCTTTTGGCTGACGCCACCGGTCATGGAATCCAGGCCGCCTTTTCGACTGCGCTTCTCAAGTTCGCTTTCAGTTCTTTTGCTGGAAGTGAATTCAGCCCGGCCGAGATTCTGACCGGCATGAACAAGATCATCAGGCGCGGTCTCCCGCCCGATACATTCATATCCGCATCGGTAGCTGAGATCGATTCCTTGCAGTCGAAAATCCGGTTTGCCAACGGCGGTCTGCCATACCCGTACCTGGTCAAACCCGCAAAGGCTGATTTCGAAAGGGTGGCATCGAACGGCATGATGCTCGGTATGATGGATCAGGATAGTTTCGAAGCCGGTGATGAGATCACTGTTGAGCTTGACCCGGGCGACTATTTGGTGTTATATACTGACGGATTGAATGAAGCCAAAAGTTCAGCGGGCGAGTTTTTCGAAAACAAGGCTATGTGCGACTGCCTTAAAAAGTTCGATTACAAAACCTGCGGGGAACTGGTCGAAAAGTTGATCGATTCTGTAAATAGTTTTACCGCTAAGAATGCTGAGGACGATATTACCCTGATCGGAATCGAGAAAAGTTAA